One Skermanella pratensis genomic window, CCATGCGGCGGCGCCCCTGCGGGGAATCGTCCGGCGCGTCGCGAAGCTGCTGGAACTCCTGCATGGCCTTCTCGAACTCTTCGGTACTGCTGATCGGCATGTCTCGCTCCGGTTTCGGGTGTCCCTAGCCTCAACAGATATGGTGACGAAACGGCGAGACGATTTTTTCAGCCACTCACATAATGCGGCTCCGGGCGGCGGTGCAGATCCTCGTAATGGACGAGGACAGGCTCGCCGAGCGGGACCGGCCGGCCGTCGCGCCAAGTCCATTCGCCACGGTCGCAGTCCGCCGCACGGACATAGCCGTTGATGTAGAGCCGCCGGTCATGGCTGGACCGGTTGGCGGCCGACCCGTGGATCATGTACGGGTGCCACAGGCCGACGTCGCCCGGCTCCATCGCGAAATCGACCAGCTTGGCGGGGTCGAGGCCGTATCGCTCCAGCGCCTCCTCCGCGATGCCGGACCCCAGGATGCTCGCCCGCGGCATCAGGTCCAGGTCGCCGAGCAGGTGGCTGCCGGGATAAAGGCGCATGGCCCCGCTCTCGGCGGTATGCGGGTCCACGGCGAGGCCGGTCTGCACATAGGACCCTGACAGGTTCCGGTAAGCCTCGCGCGGGCGGCGGAACCGGCTGTCCTGGTGGAAGGCGTAATCGCCGCCGGCCGCCCCGGGCGGTTTCCAATGCAGTTGGTTGATGATCTGCTTGAGATCGCCCCCCAACAGCGGCTCGATCAGCCGAAACATCCTGTCGTCCTGACGGAATGCGTTCAGCACCGGGTCGCCGTAGGACGGCCACTGCACCATGCGGACCGTATGGCCCAGATTTCCGTCGTCGGCGACGCGGACGTGGAAATTGCCGTGGCGGAAACTGCTGGGGTGCTTCAGCCCGGCCTGGAACTGACGGTCGAAGGCTTCGGCCAGCGTCGCCACCTCCGTGGCGGTGAAGACGCCCCGCACGACGATGAACCCGTCACGGCGATAGGCATCCCGGATCTCGGATGCGGACGGCATAGGCATGGTCGGCGTCTCCGGTCAAAGGGCGGCATTCCTCGATTTCTCGCATTCCAGCGCTTTTTTCGTCAATCATCCCGCGTGGAGCCCCGACAGAGTACACCTCAAGCGCCGATCGTCCCCGGCTGCCCGGACCCGACATGGCACGCAGTGGCGATCTGGAGTTTCCTTGGGGAAACGGCATCCGTCCGGCTTCCGCCCCAAGTCCACATATCCGGCGACGAATTAATACTTATGCGCCGAAGAATGCGACTATACTTCGGGCAGCCGCGAGCATCTACTTGGATGCGGGCGGGGAACGTCGATGCTTGCTCTTCATGACTGCATATCCAGAATCCAATGATGTCGGTTGTCCGGATGCTCACCGCACAGATCGGCTACGCCGGGGCTGTTGCAGGT contains:
- a CDS encoding phytanoyl-CoA dioxygenase family protein, with amino-acid sequence MPMPSASEIRDAYRRDGFIVVRGVFTATEVATLAEAFDRQFQAGLKHPSSFRHGNFHVRVADDGNLGHTVRMVQWPSYGDPVLNAFRQDDRMFRLIEPLLGGDLKQIINQLHWKPPGAAGGDYAFHQDSRFRRPREAYRNLSGSYVQTGLAVDPHTAESGAMRLYPGSHLLGDLDLMPRASILGSGIAEEALERYGLDPAKLVDFAMEPGDVGLWHPYMIHGSAANRSSHDRRLYINGYVRAADCDRGEWTWRDGRPVPLGEPVLVHYEDLHRRPEPHYVSG